The nucleotide sequence GGCTTTTTCTGAAAAATCGGTTTCAGGACAGTGGTGGAGTGCCTGTTCGTAGTGGCGGATGGCATCGGCAGTCGCTCCCGGTACCTGTTCGGCACGGGCGATGGTGCCCAGGATACGGTAATCTTCCACCTGGTGCAGAATCACCTGACATAGCGATCGCGCTTCCTCAAAGCGGGAACGGTTGACCCGGTAAGTGGCAATGCGATGGCCGACCGTAATGGCAATCTCAGTTTCCTGACCCCGTAATGCCAGCCGGATGATTTCCAGGGACTGGTCTTCACTGATGGCGTAGTCGCTCTCCCACCAGAGGTGGTAAAGGGACCGGGCAGCGGCAGCACACAGGCGGTCGGCGTCAGCGGGCAACCCCAGGGGCAACAGGCGCGGAACCCGCAACGTGTCGTCAGGGCTGGCTTCCAGGAGACCCAGGGCAAGGGCGCGGTCGAGGGGGTGGGGGGTGGGGGGTTAGTGGGGGGCAGGGTGATGGACTCGAAGGTGGGACGGGGAACGGGCAGTTCAAAGATCAGCCCGCGAGACAGCATGGCTTGCAGGTCGGGGGCCATCTGTTGCAGCAGGCGATCCTCAATCACCTGCTGTCTCAACTCCGTCGGGTCCTGCTCCAGTTGTTCCAGGGTCCTGGTTGAGGCAAGGGCGGGTTGGGCCTGGCGTGATAGTTGCTCGTCCTTCTGCAATTCCTGGCGCAGGGCGCGATCGGGCAACCGCTGTGCCTTTTCCTGCAACTGTTGCAGGCGATTCAGGGTTTCCAGCAGGCGCGGGTTGCCGTCGGCCAGTCGTTTTGCCTGCTCCTGCAACTGCCCCAGGTCTACTGCGGCCTGTTTGTCTGCCTCTGAAGCTTCTGGTGGGAGTTCTGGTGGCTTCAGTGCAGACAACCGCTCACACTTTTTTTGCAGGTCTGCCCCCTGGAAAGCATCCATTGCCTGCCTGTACAACACCTGCCCCTGGGTCCATTCAAAGTCATAGCGACTGGTGAGGATCAGTCGGTGGGGCGCGTAAACATCCCGGATTGCCCAGATTAGATCGTTTAATAGCGCGGCGGCAGGGGGTTTCAGCCTGTAGCCCGTTCCCTGGGGTTCCAGGTTTTGCTCGAAGTCATCCAGCACCAGCAAAAACGGGGTGGCTGCCTGCTCTGCCAGGGCTGTAAAAACACCGCGCAGGCGAAAGCGCAGTTCCTCCTGGGGGTCCTTCAATCGTTGCCGCAGGGTGCGATCGTCGAGAGCGGCTGCCAGTTGCCGCACCAGTCTGGCTTCATCGATCGCCCTCTGCCAGACCAATCGGTTGAACTGGGGCAGGCGATCGCAAAGCCGCGCCGCCAGACTGCTCTTACCCAGACCGCCCATGCCATGAATCAACACTCCCAGGCGATCGGGGGACTGGGTTAAGGCGCGCAGGCAATTCTGCAACTGTCGCCGCCCGACAAAGCTTTCCCGTGTGGGCACCCGGATCTGTTGAGTCAATGGATCGAGAAATTCCGTCGCCATTGACGCCGGGGAGCAGGCTTCCAGCCAGGGGTGTTTCTGGGGGTTACCAGGCTCTGGGGCAGCGTCTTGCCGACATACAGACGCAGCAAATGCCAGTCCCGTGCTTTCTGCTCAATCAATGTCTGGTAAGCAAAAGCGACGGCTTCTACCAGGGGCTGGCTGCGAGACAGCGCCTCATATAACGCCGCCGCGGCAGCGGTTGCATCCCTATCCAGTACGTTCTGTCCCCAGCCCAATACTGCCGTTGCACCCGCCTGTAACAGTTGTTCTGCCATGGAGGGAACCGCCCCGGCATGGCCAGACTGCCCCGTCTTACAGCCGGACAGAAACAACAGGGGCGGTAGGGGTGCTTTTAAGGTACGGGCAATCTCGATTGGACTGGCATAGTAAGCGTCGCCCGTTGCCGTTTCTGTAATGAACCGGGGTTGCCCCTCCTGGATGGTGGCGTGTCCGGTGATATGCACGACATCAAAATAGCGCCTACTCGTGGGTTCAGTTCCATAGGTGTCCTCCAGACAGCCACTTTCCTCCACGGTCAGCCCGATCGTGGGACGCGCCGTCGCCTTCAGGATTGCCGCTTCTTCCTGCTCATAGTTCAGGACGGGCTGCACTCCCTGGGGGGAAGTGGCCATAAACAACACCCGCAACGCTCGATTCTGGGGCTGAGTCACCGGAGTGAGCTGCGTTACCGGATCAGCCGACTGCCAGCGCACAGGCACCACTGCCGGATATCGTTGCACCAGAAATTGCACCCCGTCATGCAGCACCTCCCAGGGTAAATGGGCCAGTTGCCCCCTGACGGCGATCGCCAGCACCACACCTTCTCCGGGATACTGCCCCAGGCGAGAACCTAACCAGCGATCGCGGCCATCCAGCCAGTTGAATAATCGCTGGCCAATCGTTTCCAGCTTTTCTTGCAGCCTGGCAGAGACATAGTAGGTTTCCTCGGCGTTGCGGGTCAGGTCTGCAATTTCAGCCAGGGAGAGGGGGCGATCGGCGTAGTCGTTGGGGTTGTCCCAGAAGCAGCGCAATTCAACAACATCCCCGTGGATTAGCTTCAGATCCAGGTGGAGGATTCGCATTGTGAGTTAAATTATTCGTCCAGAATTTTTTGAATTTGCTCAATTGTGGCATCCTCCAGCAGCAGTCGTCGCCCTGTTCGACCCACAATTAAGACTTTTTCAATCTTTTTTCCAGAGTTCCCTTTTCTTATAGGATTGATACCACTTGCGAATCTGCTCGGCGATTGCCAGTGTTCCTCCCACAATCCCCACAATTGTTGCGATCGTCGTAATCACACCTTCCCGCTCTGTGTCCTCCTCCATTTCCCAGCTTCCTGAGAGTTCTGGCATCGCTAACAGTTCTTCAGTAGCGGCGATCGCATCCTTTCCCTGAACTTCAATCAAAACCTCTGACATACCTGACCTCGCTGAATCGTGAATTCAATAATCTGCAATTTGTGCTTATAACGTTTCCTGGTGCTGCTGAATAGCAGTATGAATTGGAACGAAGTTGCAATGCATATACGCTCTAATGCATATACGCTCTAATGCATACCCAGATTCAGCAACACCCGTTTCTTAATGGAGTGAGATACGGAAGTGGGAGGCACAGTGGGGTGCTTCGCCATCACTGTACCTCACACCCTTGAAAAGGGCTACATAACCTCGTTCCCAGGCTCCAGGCTGGTGCATATTCAAGAAACCTGTTGGGGAAGATCCACTCAGTCCTCATCCCCCAACTCCTTCTCCCAGGTTTGGGAGAAGGGGAGTGAGAAGGGGTTGAAGTCTCTCTCTCAGTTTTGGGAGAGGGATTTAGATCACTGAGGATGGGTATGAGGAGCTTCTGTCCCTCTAAAACACGTTGCAAGCTCATCAAGAATTTGACAAATTTGCTCGGTGAGGGAGACAACAATGCCAGAATGATTTTCCTGAAGAACACTGAGATAAACATCAGCCAGCAGGTAATATATCTCAAATAAAAGACTGATCTTAGCTTCAGATAAGAAACTGATTTCATAAATGCCTGCTAAATCGATCGCAACTACTTTCAAGCAACTTTCATAGTACTCCTGATAGATCGCAAAGCTTTTCAGAGCCGCCAGGTAATGGCTGAGAGCCTGATCCTGATCTCCGTTCTTTTTGTAGTATCGCGCTCTCTCAATGTCGTTCTGGCAAGTGTCCCTGGCTTCCCTGG is from Leptothermofonsia sichuanensis E412 and encodes:
- a CDS encoding ATP-binding protein; protein product: MATEFLDPLTQQIRVPTRESFVGRRQLQNCLRALTQSPDRLGVLIHGMGGLGKSSLAARLCDRLPQFNRLVWQRAIDEARLVRQLAAALDDRTLRQRLKDPQEELRFRLRGVFTALAEQAATPFLLVLDDFEQNLEPQGTGYRLKPPAAALLNDLIWAIRDVYAPHRLILTSRYDFEWTQGQVLYRQAMDAFQGADLQKKCERLSALKPPELPPEASEADKQAAVDLGQLQEQAKRLADGNPRLLETLNRLQQLQEKAQRLPDRALRQELQKDEQLSRQAQPALASTRTLEQLEQDPTELRQQVIEDRLLQQMAPDLQAMLSRGLIFELPVPRPTFESITLPPTNPPPPTPSTAPLPWVSWKPALTTRCGFRACCPWGCPLTPTACVLPLPGPFTTSGGRATTPSVKTSPWKSSGWHYGVRKLRLPLRSAIALPLTGSTVPALRKRDRYVR
- a CDS encoding CHAT domain-containing protein encodes the protein MRILHLDLKLIHGDVVELRCFWDNPNDYADRPLSLAEIADLTRNAEETYYVSARLQEKLETIGQRLFNWLDGRDRWLGSRLGQYPGEGVVLAIAVRGQLAHLPWEVLHDGVQFLVQRYPAVVPVRWQSADPVTQLTPVTQPQNRALRVLFMATSPQGVQPVLNYEQEEAAILKATARPTIGLTVEESGCLEDTYGTEPTSRRYFDVVHITGHATIQEGQPRFITETATGDAYYASPIEIARTLKAPLPPLLFLSGCKTGQSGHAGAVPSMAEQLLQAGATAVLGWGQNVLDRDATAAAAALYEALSRSQPLVEAVAFAYQTLIEQKARDWHLLRLYVGKTLPQSLVTPRNTPGWKPAPRRQWRRNFSIH